The DNA region GAATGTTCTCTGCAGCATCTAcaggtgtggcacagcagctgggcagcagcattCCTGAACAAACACCTCCTCACCTGACCCTCGGAGGTTCTTGCCTGATGTTCCTGTGCCAAAGTGCTGTTGCCCATCAGCAAGAGACCTTTTGCCCAGGTCCAGGAAGTGAGAAGCACAATGCAGGGAGTGTAACAGAAACCCACCCAGATATACAACAGATAAGCAGTTCCTCAGAAATCAGAGGTGTAACCTTACAATGTGACCTTATAAAAGGTGCCAAACAGGAAAGTTTCTTTCTTGGATGGACCAAAGGATCTTtacccagctgctccctcaaGCAGAGACCAAAAGATGTCACTGTCTTCATTCTCCggtttccttcttttttggGACAGCATATGGCAACATGTTCAGTCCCCAGAAAGTGAAGCCTTGATGTTTCTGGAGAAGGACTAAGCAAGCTGCATGATCCAAACACACTTTGCAGTGAAGTGGCTGGAGGTCGCAGTGTCTCCTCACAGCTgccagcaaaaataatttttccttagTGGCTAAAATCCCTGTGACACACTGGAGCTCAGAGCTCTCCCCAAAGATGGACAGACACAGAGCAACCTGCAAAATTACCCTCCCGTGTCAGTGCAGCTGCATCTTCCCAGGGAACACAGGTGCTTCCCAGCCCACCGTGGGCATGGaccagctctgggctcagcaAAGGGCTCCATTCCTATTCCCCATTCACAGCAGGCTCAGCAGAAAACGGGGCAATCCCAGATGAAAGGTGCCTGGCAGCATGCTtgtggagctggggcagccctctgctcagctccaaGCTGGGCTCCTGTgagaagcacagaattattGATGTTGGAAATGGCCTTtgggatcatggagtccaaccccTGATCAAATACCACCGGGTCAAGtggaccatggcactgagtgcaaCATCCAGTCTCCAGGGACTGGGATTCCACCACATCCTCAGGCAGTCCATTCCAACGTTGAATCACCCTTTGCATGAAAAAATTCCATCTGATGTCCCCCCAGAATGTCCCCTGGTGCAGGTTGAGGCCTTGTCCTCTCATGGTCTCGCTAGGAGAAAACCCTGCCTAGGAGAAAACGCTGTCCCCCACGTGGCTGCACCCCcttttcagggagctgtagagcAAAATAACCTCTCAGAGCCCCCTCTTCGGGGCTAAAGAagcccagctgcctcagctgctcctcacaggccGTACCCTGCAGGGCCTTCACCAGCTTCATGGCCTTTCtctgcactgcctgcactggTGGCCTCGGCCtgtggatccagcctgtccagatccctctgcagagccttcctgccctccagcaggcTGAGTCTCCCACCAAACTTGGTATCATCCGTGATCTTGCTGTGAGTTTGCTggatcccctcatccagatcatcagtAAAGATATTAAACGGGTCTAGGCCCGACACTGGTCCCTGGGGACGCCGCTTGTGGCCGGGCAccagctggatgtggcactgtTCCCCAAGGCTCTCTGGGCCTGGACATCCAGACAGCTCCTGACCCAGCCAAGAGAGCATCTCTCCAAGCCATGGGctgacagcttttccagcagaatGCTGTGGGAGATGGTGCCAAAGGCTTTGTTGAGGTCAGGGTAGACACTTCCACAGCCTCCCCCCTCATCCACTGGGCCAGTCACCTGGTCATCAAAGGAGATCAGGTTTGccaggcaggacctgcctttcctaaaGCCCTGCTGGCTGGGACTGATGCCTTGCTTATCCTGTATGTGCCGTGTGACCACACTCAGGACAATCTGCTCCATAACCCTTCTGGGAAGCGAGGACAGGTGGACATGCCTGTAGTTCCCCAGatgctccttccagcccttcctggggaTGGTGTCACAATGGCCAAACTCCAGGCATGTGGGACCTCCCCAGTGACCCAGCACTGATAGAACTGCTGGAATGCAACAGTCCTCAGGCATGAAATAAGGCAGAGTCCAAGCTGATCCTTTTCTCTGTTGGGTTTCCCATGTGTTTCACAAGCTTGCTGTGGATGGCAGGGCACTTCTGATTACTGCCAGGGGTGAAGGTCCTGGGAAGAGCCTGAGAAGCTGATAGAGCTGGCACTGATGGGCTTGGGCTGTTGGTTTTGCGCAGCCCGGTTCTTGGTATGGGggggccacagaggtggcttctgtgagaagctgctagaagcttccaccatgCCTGGCAGATCCAGTCCTGATGGCTCTGATGATGGACGTGATGCTGGCCACAGCCTGGTCAATTAGAGAGGTTGGTAACACCTCTGCAAGAAcatattaaagaagaaaaatcaaaacaaagcagggTGTGGTTTTAAGTccagccagagaagaggaggaggtgagaacatgtgagggagAGAACATGGAGACACCAGGGtgagtggagaaggagggggaggaggtgctccaggcacaagagctgagattcctctgtAGGCCGTGGTGAGACAATGATGAAGGAGCTGTTCCCCTGCAGGCCATGGGCATCCACGAGGGCTGCAGAGATCCACgcacagcccatggggatccacagAGAATGCAcagatccacccacagcccattTCAGAGGTGCCCACACTGGACTGGGTGGATgtctggaggaggctgtgatccaaTGGCAGCCACGGTTAAGAGAGTGGTCCCCTGCTCCCAGGATGGAGCggcctgtccttggaggactgcaccctgtggaagaaTGGCCCATGCcagggcagttttgggaggactgtgtGCCTGTGGGAGGGACTCAGGTTGCAGCAGTTTTGGTTGGACTGCTGCTTGTGAGAGTGGAgccacactggagaagttcaaggagaactgtctcccatgggagggactcctctccctgagcatTGGAAGAAAACCTtgggtgatgaactgaccaaacccccccccactctgtctccctgtgctgttggttggaaggagggaagagttgaggaaagaaaaggtgttttgaagggctattttatttttcattatcctcctctgattgTGTTTGTAATAAACTCACTTTCTGTCACTAAGTTGGACATGTTTTGCCCTTGGAGCgttttctcccagtccttcTGTCAACTCATGaaccttttattaattttttttctctcctctgtccagctgtggcaggggaggctgAGTGAGCAGCTTTTGTGGGTGCCTGCTGTTTGCCCAGTGCCAAACCAGGGCAGCTGGTCAATCAGGCAGTGGTTCCAGAGCCTGGAAATGGAGGGCAGTGGGCATGGCATGAGTCATGGTGAGGATGAGTGTGGTCCCAAGCCCCAGCCAGTGTGCAGAGGTGGGGGAGCATGTCAGAGGGAGCCCCCTGAGGTCCAGCAGAGGTGTCTGCAGAGGAGCAGACAGCCTGAAATCACTCGGATGCTTTCATCCCATCAGGGGCTGTGTCAGCATTTGATCCCAGCAGAAAAAATCCATCCAGGCAGAGGACCTGGGATTGCAGGAGCTGTCCAGCAAAGGGGGTGAGAGTGATGTGCTCACTTTGTTCTCCTAAAAGCCAAATCCTCTCCTAGGTATCTGTGCAGCCCAGCTGGCACAAGGCAGGGCtcttgctgctgtgcccagtgGGTGTTGCCCAGGATCCAGCAGCACATCAGCCAGCCCCAGTGGGGCTCTCCAAagctcagggcagctgcagtGGCCCAGGGGGCAtctctttctgcagctgaggcaggcctggagccctgctggctgcagtcaCAGCGGGGACACCAGCACACCTGGAGACACCTGCTTGGGGCTGCCTCACTCTGCACCTCCACCAGAACCTGTGTTTTAGTGCAGCCCCAAACAGGTCGGTCCTGGCTGAGCAGTGAGACCCAGCAGGACAATGAACAACAGCTCCTGAGCTGAGAAGTCCAGTCCCAAGCTGGCACCTCTGAAAGTGACACAGCTTCTAGGAGCTGTTGGCATCCCGGCCCACTTTGTTCATGCCATTCACAGGAGAATAACTGGGGTCAGATGCTGACACTTGTGGGGGTGTTATGGCATCCTCTGATTGCATTTGCACACCCCATGTCCTGCAAGGATGCTCTGGGCACTGTGACTTTACTGGTGGTTGTAGAAATTTCAGTGGGAAGCAACTTGTAGTTTATAGAAGACGTGACCCTGCaatccagcactgcagcaaagaACTTTTATTGCAAGCTCTTGCAAACTACATGATGTGGCACACCTTGATCTTTGACAACCATTGAATACATTTGCCCAAATCAATTTCCCGTAAATCTGCAGAAAAGCttcagaagcagagcagaggatgaAGGTGTCCAAGGAGTGCACCACAGGAATTTAGCTTTGGCTGCTCAAAGCTTTCTCTGTGTCTGATGCCAAAGCCTGCCTGTCTGATacaacagctgctgctctcaagGTGCAGTTTCCAAAGCAAGCAACCAAAAGCATGTcccaggatcacagaatcactgaattgtTGTCTTTTGGAGGGACTTGTCAGGATCTTCTAGTGCAGaccccaggctccagcaggagcagcaagagcAGGTTGTCCATCACCATGTTGGGGTTTGGGTATCTGCAGACATGGAGATCTCCAGAAAAGATCTCTGGGCAGCGTGAGGTGCCCTGGTCCCACAGCCTTGCTAAGGAGGTGAGGGACAAGTCAGCTGCACACTCTCGGGgacagctgaggagcagaggacCCGTTCCTGAGAGCTCTCTCCTGAGAGGggcagcaaagcaaagcagctggaggCTCTGCCCACAGCTTTGTGCCTttgagcagaggaggaggtgccctgagggacagagctggaaacacaccagagaaggaagcagcacAGACGCTGCAGAGGACATTTGTCCCTTACCTAAAGGACCTCGATGAGGGCTGGAGAGGGTCTTTGGACAAGGGTATGGAGCGACAGGACAAGTGGGAATGGTTTCACACTGATGGAGGGCAGGGCTAGATGGGATATTATAACCAAGTAAATTACCCTGAGCAGGCTGTGGTATGAGTAAAAGTTACCCAGAGCTGTTTTGActgctccatctctggaagcgttcaaggccaggctggggagggctTGGAACATCCTGGTGTAGCGGGAGGTGTCCTTTACCATGGCAGGCAGGTCGGAATGAGGTGATTTCTAAGGTCTCATCAAGAGCAactcattctgtgattctgtgattctaggaCATGTGGAAATGCCACCAAGCCTCTTCTAATAAGGATGTGAGCTTTGTTCCCGGGGACAGGCATTGTTGAACAGAGTAACCATTCCCCCGTAGAGATTGGTCAacctcttctccagctccccCAGGCTGAGGACCTCCACCTCATTCTTGTCGTTCTCAGCGATGGCCCCCCAAGCATCTTTgggccctgtgtcccccagaCAGCAGGCAGCTGACCAGATGTGGCTGGGTCTGTTAACCCTGCCTTTGGAGACGTAGGTGTTCCCAGGCACAGCACCCGTGACAACGTAGGTGGTTGTACAGCACTTGGTCTTTTTGTTCATTGTTTTAACTTCGTAGGCGTTCCACTGGCCATTGTTGAGACTGCTGTCCTGGGGCACTATGTTGGTGAGGGTGAAGGTAGCTGTCTTGCTTTCTCTACTATCCTGATGGCCACTGGGGCTCAAATGGCCACGGTCCAAATCCTTCAGGTCTTTGTAGTCATCAAGGACAGCCTGGCTCTCTTTGATTTGTTCTAAAGTGAATTTTTGTTGCTTTATGAGGACCGACtctctttccatctctttcaGACTACTTTTATCTATGAGCTGGcgagggaaagagaaagaagtgttagaatggggaatgggaataatGAAGAAGATTTCCCTGGAGCAGAAGTCTCTGATGGTCAAGATCCCATTTTTTGCCATCTCAGTGTAGGAAAATGTAAGAATCTGAGAGAAATCATACACATGCCCCTCCTGCATGAATGCAAGAGCTTTAAAGAGCAAGCAGCTCAGAATCTGACTGCTCTCAGATTGACTTGTGACCTTTGTGATCcaacctgcagcctgtgctgagaGCATGGATGGATGCATGAGACAAGGAACATTTCCCACTCCTAGGATTGAAAGGAGACTTTGCTGAGACACCTTCCCTGCCAAAActgcttccctttcctcctgtcTCCACAGCCCAAATCTGCCCAGGGCTCTCCCTGGATCCCCTCACTCCCcgctgggattctgtgattctgtgattttatgtgTGGTTGCTACAGGTGTAGCCCAGTCCTGGAACACCAGAGTTTACCTCCTCTGACGCCATACTCAGGCAGTTGTGTCAGGAAATCAGTCCTGGAGCTGAGGTTTCCCTGGGAGGGCTACAGTTCGTTCAAGGATGAAGAGTTTTGCTCACTAAGCAAAAAGATCTCAATGTGAATGGAATCTGTTACAGCAGTGCTGAGAATGTGTCTCAGAGCTGATCTGGGCCAGGGAGCATTTTCTGCAGCATCACAGAAAAGAAGTTACAAATGATCATCCTCTGAGAGGGGCCTGAAACTTCAAAAGAGTcctgaagaacagaaatattccaaAAAGGCCTCTGGAGAAAGTTAACAAAATCAAAGCCTTTTTGGGTGGCCTGGGTCCAAGATCCAGGAGGAAAATGCCAGATtggatagggcttggagcaTGCTGGTCTAATGGCAAGTGGCCTGGCCCACTTGCaggggagctgggctgagatggtctttaaggttccttccaacacaaagcattccatgattctctaaAAAGAGAGAATGGGGAGGCTGCAGTGGTGCAAGACTAGATGAGTTGCTTGAGTTCCTATGTGTAATAAgctgcttctgtttttcataACTTCAACATCATTTTATAATCTTCAGGGAAACATACTTAGCCTTCATGTGGAGTAAGGCATGGGGCTTCCTTCTCAGGCACACCTTCCCCCAaatgctgtcctgctgctctgtcctcACCAAGGACAGGAAttgcctctttttctcttctgcaattGGCGTGGCCTGTTCTACTGAAGTTTGCCTGAAGGACATTTGTGAGGGCTCTAGAGCTTGTGCAGTTCTGTCTGACTGCTGGATCCTTCTGGAGCAAGCCTGAGCCAAAGGTGCTCGGGGTCACTGCCCATGGATGGAGATCTCACCCTTGTGAATGGACCAACACTGATGCTCCTCACTTTCCACTGCCTGAAATGTCTCTCCAGAAATCCCTCCACAGTTAACCTGACCCTCTCATCTCCAGTGCCTTTTCCCCCAGGGCTTTGTCCCTGGGCCATCTCACCCCCTTCTGAGTTTCTCCTCACTTCTCTAACACCACTCACAAAGCGTGTTTGACTCTTGTCTGGGAGCAGATAAACTCTGCCAGGGGTGCAGAACAGCTCAGGGCAAAGTGGGGATCAGATCCCAGCAGGACTGTTGGTCCCTCACGTTTAGCCTCTCCTGGATGCCTTTTCCCATCACTTggccagccagcacagcagggcacagggaggggaagcATTTGACTTTGtcatgaaagcaaagaaatctGATTTGCTGTTCCTGTCAGGTGAAGGCAGAGAGCTGGGCACCTTTGGGATATGATTCATCTCATCCTCCTGCTGATGTCTCAGATGCATCAGAGGAGCCATGTGGTGCAGGGGTTTGAAGTTGAGTGAGGACATTCCCATCCTGTGTGGCCATTTGCATGTGTGTAGTGGGGTGTTAGGGAATAGAAGTGATAATTTAAATGCTGCAGCTCACGTCTGAGTGGCTGGAGGGTGATGTGCTGTAAGAGAGACACTCACCTGGGGCTCAACAAACCACCACGAGTGAGGTTTCTTGGCATCTCCAGGCTTGTATTTGTAGGCTGAGTACACTGGAATTCTCCTGTCTCTGTCATACAGGGTGGCATAGTGATATGAGTTCATGTAGCGCTGACAGATCCAGGCTGGGTTCCTTGGATTCAGGACATCATTTGGGGTGGTCCCAGCATAGAAGAACTGAGGACAGCTTGTGAAGGATGTCACCACCTCGCCGTGTCCCAGCCAGAGGCAGCTGGCcaacacctgcagcagcagcagccccagcatcGTGGGAGGATTTCAGAGAAGGGCTCTTGCTCCCCTGGAAGGCAAATGCAGAGGGACACTCAGCTGGAGAGAGCTGGTCATGGCCTGGAGCCTTTTTGTGCAGGaggacagagctggcagaggaggggatTCAGAGAGACCAGGAAAGGAGTAATTTCTGTCCTCCTGGATATGGAA from Vidua chalybeata isolate OUT-0048 chromosome 5, bVidCha1 merged haplotype, whole genome shotgun sequence includes:
- the LOC128788381 gene encoding endonuclease domain-containing 1 protein-like — its product is MLGLLLLQVLASCLWLGHGEVVTSFTSCPQFFYAGTTPNDVLNPRNPAWICQRYMNSYHYATLYDRDRRIPVYSAYKYKPGDAKKPHSWWFVEPQLIDKSSLKEMERESVLIKQQKFTLEQIKESQAVLDDYKDLKDLDRGHLSPSGHQDSRESKTATFTLTNIVPQDSSLNNGQWNAYEVKTMNKKTKCCTTTYVVTGAVPGNTYVSKGRVNRPSHIWSAACCLGDTGPKDAWGAIAENDKNEVEVLSLGELEKRLTNLYGGMVTLFNNACPREQSSHPY